A window of the Desulfovibrio sp. Fe33 genome harbors these coding sequences:
- a CDS encoding SpoIIE family protein phosphatase has translation MKITIRVKFFAVLLAFSLAPIFLSRGITGRASQDVVAKTSHQTRQELLGIMADEFEFSASSLLALLQRSSEAMRLAAIGAARDVDIALAGNKKVPESEIYFAMDFGDPDRTPSDAARRRGYARRTMGNRQQLIQVSFDYPTFHLPHMGNRASAEPEMRRLLAAMPVVKTIYQNLPEYPFWINVILESGVMMTYPGHGMLPGMYDARDQEWYRRVRNSEKCEWAHSVDPASRFLVNTVVYPLKDGDGRFLGAVSVDAPAHSMLPDRRLEARWGGKVRTYLVERIPKGEPVDRGLPILVQLESNTMGHAHWTGAVEQERLVFDDTEEYHALLNSLDTRETGVADVSIGGEPFLCAFASAPTTSFLVIAPKSVVAKLPDEVTAGLRDVFDEMRNLSLIISGIMLFVTGLFAWFGSRAITRPIYGMIELARRLTRGDFGARMDYHAGDERDDLILSLNEMGPKLKELMHLNRDMEVAQEVQRLLLPGAEPDLAGYDISGGIIYCDKTGGDYYDFLHVCSDEGASGLAVILGDVSGHGVPSALVMAAARGQLHTLSDFAMAPHERVATINRVLSRDLDGTGRFLTLFYLQLEAGSGRVRWVRAGHDPAIRYNPAEDSFGELKGEGIPLGVVGDFVYQTNESFLEEGDVLVLATDGVWEARNRAGEMFGKQRMLAIVRENAHKTAEEIRLAMLAGVEAFQANGQEDDIAVVVVKKGAGARPMTRHSITFRMSNKENCFKRFRPKVEAFGAEHGLHPKIVFQLTLILDELITNIISYGYADFDEHPIDATVALEGDLLTIMVEDDAEPFNILEAPEPELELPLEERSKPVGGLGVHLVKSMVQDIHYKRENGKNVLTLNKDIGKACCAAKG, from the coding sequence AGACCTCGCACCAGACCCGGCAGGAATTGCTCGGCATCATGGCCGACGAGTTCGAGTTCTCGGCCTCTTCTCTCCTGGCCCTGCTGCAACGCAGTTCGGAGGCCATGCGGCTGGCCGCCATTGGCGCGGCAAGGGATGTCGACATTGCGCTTGCCGGGAACAAAAAGGTTCCCGAGAGCGAAATATACTTCGCCATGGATTTCGGCGATCCGGACCGGACTCCGTCCGACGCGGCCCGGCGGCGGGGGTATGCCCGGCGAACCATGGGCAACCGCCAGCAGCTCATTCAGGTCAGCTTCGATTACCCGACCTTCCATCTGCCCCACATGGGGAACAGGGCTTCTGCGGAACCGGAGATGCGCCGCTTGCTCGCCGCCATGCCCGTCGTCAAGACCATCTACCAGAACCTGCCCGAGTACCCGTTTTGGATCAACGTGATACTGGAGTCGGGCGTGATGATGACCTACCCCGGCCACGGCATGTTGCCCGGCATGTACGACGCCAGGGACCAGGAGTGGTATCGCAGGGTCCGCAATTCCGAGAAGTGCGAATGGGCGCACAGCGTGGACCCGGCCAGCCGTTTTCTCGTCAACACCGTGGTTTATCCCCTGAAAGACGGTGACGGCCGTTTCCTCGGAGCCGTGTCCGTCGACGCCCCGGCCCATTCGATGCTGCCGGACCGCCGCCTTGAGGCCCGCTGGGGAGGGAAAGTGCGGACCTATCTTGTGGAACGCATCCCCAAAGGCGAACCCGTGGACCGGGGACTGCCCATTCTGGTCCAGCTTGAATCCAACACCATGGGGCACGCTCACTGGACAGGCGCCGTGGAGCAGGAAAGGCTGGTTTTTGACGATACCGAGGAATATCACGCCCTGCTGAACTCCCTGGACACCCGCGAGACCGGCGTGGCCGACGTGTCCATCGGGGGCGAGCCCTTCCTGTGCGCCTTCGCCTCCGCCCCGACCACCTCGTTTCTGGTCATCGCGCCCAAAAGCGTGGTGGCCAAGCTGCCCGACGAGGTTACCGCGGGTTTGCGGGACGTGTTCGACGAGATGCGCAATCTGTCGTTGATTATCTCCGGGATCATGCTGTTCGTCACCGGGCTTTTCGCCTGGTTCGGCTCGCGGGCCATTACCCGGCCCATTTACGGAATGATCGAGCTGGCCCGGCGGCTGACGCGAGGAGATTTCGGCGCGCGCATGGACTACCACGCCGGCGACGAGCGCGACGACCTCATACTTTCCCTCAACGAGATGGGGCCGAAGCTCAAGGAACTCATGCACCTTAACCGGGACATGGAGGTCGCGCAGGAGGTGCAGCGGCTGCTCCTGCCCGGCGCGGAGCCGGACTTGGCCGGATACGACATTTCCGGGGGCATTATCTATTGCGACAAGACCGGCGGCGATTATTACGATTTTCTCCATGTCTGTTCGGATGAAGGGGCCTCCGGCTTGGCCGTGATCCTCGGCGACGTGTCCGGGCACGGCGTGCCGTCGGCTCTGGTCATGGCCGCCGCCAGGGGCCAGTTGCACACCCTGTCGGATTTCGCCATGGCCCCGCATGAGCGGGTTGCGACCATCAACCGCGTGCTTAGTCGCGACCTGGACGGGACCGGCCGCTTCCTGACCCTGTTCTATCTCCAGCTCGAAGCGGGCTCGGGCCGCGTCCGATGGGTCCGGGCCGGGCATGATCCCGCCATTCGCTACAATCCGGCTGAAGACTCCTTCGGCGAGCTCAAGGGCGAGGGCATCCCCCTGGGCGTGGTCGGGGATTTCGTCTATCAGACCAACGAATCCTTCCTGGAAGAAGGGGATGTGCTGGTTCTGGCCACGGACGGCGTCTGGGAGGCTCGGAATCGGGCTGGGGAAATGTTCGGCAAACAGAGAATGCTTGCCATTGTCAGGGAGAATGCCCATAAAACTGCGGAGGAGATCCGTCTGGCCATGCTGGCCGGAGTGGAGGCATTTCAGGCCAATGGCCAGGAAGACGACATCGCCGTCGTCGTGGTCAAAAAGGGGGCGGGAGCCAGGCCAATGACACGGCATTCGATAACCTTCCGCATGTCCAACAAGGAAAACTGCTTCAAGCGCTTCCGGCCCAAGGTGGAGGCGTTCGGAGCTGAGCATGGACTGCATCCCAAGATCGTCTTCCAACTCACCCTGATTTTGGACGAGCTGATAACAAACATTATTTCCTACGGGTACGCCGACTTCGACGAGCATCCCATCGACGCGACCGTCGCGCTCGAAGGCGACCTGCTGACCATTATGGTGGAGGATGACGCCGAGCCCTTCAATATTCTGGAGGCCCCGGAGCCCGAACTGGAATTGCCCTTGGAGGAGCGTTCCAAGCCCGTTGGCGGCCTGGGCGTCCACCTGGTCAAGAGTATGGTCCAAGACATTCATTACAAACGAGAAAACGGAAAGAACGTTCTGACGTTGAACAAGGACATCGGCAAGGCCTGCTGCGCCGCAAAGGGCTAG